A genomic segment from Amycolatopsis camponoti encodes:
- a CDS encoding epoxide hydrolase family protein: MMDELRERLRRTRRVTLPWSADETRGVTGTRLDELLARWADGYDWDVHERRIRALPWVTVGGLRVIHQRSADPGAPVVVLLHGWPDSVLRFERVLPLLADAHVVVPALPGFPFAAPLTAPGMSAGRMAEVVAGALAELGYPRYTVSGGDVGGTVAEVLAGNHPDRVAALHLTNVAPQRALTADPAALDPDAAAYLARAARWFRAEGGYIAEQSTRPNTLAVALGDSPAGLAAWIAEKLESWSGASAFTVDELLTWITAYWVTGTIGTSFTTYTEPVPLPGRLETPTVLSVFPHDIKPEPRSYAEAFLNIREYVEHPAGGHFAAWEAPEAYARDVRRATELGGQAAGKQAETDRPAAPLTGLAEINHRPWRAGRIS, translated from the coding sequence ATGATGGACGAACTGCGGGAAAGACTCCGGCGGACCCGGCGGGTCACGCTCCCCTGGAGTGCCGACGAGACGCGCGGCGTCACCGGCACCCGGCTCGACGAGCTGCTCGCCCGCTGGGCCGACGGGTACGACTGGGACGTGCACGAGCGCCGCATTCGCGCGCTCCCCTGGGTCACGGTGGGCGGCCTGCGGGTGATCCACCAGCGGTCCGCGGATCCCGGCGCCCCGGTCGTCGTGCTGCTGCACGGCTGGCCGGACTCGGTGCTGCGCTTCGAACGCGTCCTGCCGTTGCTGGCGGACGCGCACGTGGTGGTCCCCGCGCTGCCGGGCTTCCCGTTCGCGGCGCCGCTCACCGCGCCCGGCATGTCGGCCGGCCGCATGGCCGAGGTCGTCGCGGGCGCTCTCGCGGAACTCGGTTACCCGCGCTACACGGTGTCGGGCGGCGACGTGGGCGGCACCGTCGCGGAGGTCCTGGCGGGCAACCACCCGGACCGGGTGGCGGCACTGCACCTCACGAACGTGGCCCCGCAGCGCGCGCTCACGGCGGACCCGGCGGCGCTCGACCCCGACGCGGCCGCTTACCTCGCCCGGGCGGCGCGCTGGTTCCGCGCCGAGGGCGGCTACATCGCCGAGCAGTCCACGCGGCCGAACACCTTGGCGGTCGCCCTCGGCGACTCCCCCGCCGGGCTCGCGGCGTGGATCGCGGAGAAGCTCGAATCCTGGTCCGGCGCATCGGCCTTCACCGTCGACGAGCTGCTCACGTGGATCACCGCCTACTGGGTCACCGGCACGATCGGCACGTCGTTCACGACCTACACCGAACCGGTCCCCCTCCCCGGCCGCCTCGAGACGCCGACCGTGCTGTCGGTGTTCCCGCACGACATCAAGCCGGAGCCGCGGAGCTACGCCGAGGCGTTCTTGAACATCCGCGAGTACGTGGAACACCCGGCCGGCGGCCATTTCGCCGCATGGGAGGCGCCGGAGGCTTACGCCCGCGACGTGCGCCGGGCGACCGAGCTGGGCGGTCAGGCGGCGGGAAAGCAGGCCGAAACCGACCGGCCTGCCGCGCCCCTGACCGGCCTCGCGGAGATCAACCACCGGCCGTGGCGAGCCGGTCGGATTTCGTGA
- a CDS encoding TetR/AcrR family transcriptional regulator, whose product MTSRDAAATRLRILEQARRQFARHGYTAITVKGVADAAGVSPNLITRYFGGKEGLFLAATRVEIPVEDSFGGDRAELGARLSVSIVRRWSGESGDDPLLVLQRASGERPEAAEALAAFLDTHSLEPLHRYLRDSGLDDAEARRRAAAIDAFVLGVSTRRRVLRSELGDPAELQDWLSTVIQRLADG is encoded by the coding sequence ATGACTTCGCGCGACGCGGCGGCCACCCGGCTGCGGATCCTCGAACAGGCGCGACGCCAGTTCGCCCGGCACGGCTACACGGCGATCACGGTCAAGGGCGTGGCCGACGCCGCCGGCGTGTCACCCAACCTCATCACGCGCTACTTCGGCGGCAAGGAGGGCCTTTTCCTGGCGGCGACCCGGGTGGAGATCCCGGTCGAGGACTCCTTCGGCGGCGACCGCGCCGAGCTGGGTGCGCGGCTCTCGGTGAGCATCGTCCGGCGCTGGTCCGGCGAGTCGGGGGACGACCCGCTGCTGGTGCTGCAACGCGCGTCGGGCGAACGCCCGGAGGCGGCGGAGGCCCTGGCCGCGTTCCTCGACACGCACTCGCTGGAGCCGTTGCACCGCTACCTGCGCGACAGCGGCCTGGACGACGCGGAAGCCCGTCGTCGCGCCGCCGCGATCGACGCGTTCGTGCTCGGTGTCTCGACCCGCCGCCGCGTGCTGCGATCCGAACTCGGCGACCCCGCGGAACTCCAGGACTGGCTGAGCACGGTGATCCAGCGCCTCGCCGACGGCTGA
- a CDS encoding TetR/AcrR family transcriptional regulator: protein MTARLPRHRRPAARILDAARAVFVTEGLDVPVREIARRAGVGPATVYRHFPAKEALVAAAFTEQVRAWRSTMDEGLADPDPWRGFRVTVRKLCELQARDHGFTTAFKSTFPRTLDLTAMRAASLTSAAALIRRARETGHLRPDVGLADLNLVLMANTGIPASTPAARGRFADLMVRGFRAR from the coding sequence GTGACCGCTCGTTTGCCTCGCCACCGGCGTCCCGCGGCCCGGATCCTCGACGCGGCGCGCGCGGTGTTCGTCACCGAAGGCCTGGACGTGCCGGTCCGGGAGATCGCCCGGCGCGCCGGGGTGGGACCCGCGACCGTCTACCGGCACTTCCCGGCCAAGGAGGCACTGGTCGCCGCGGCGTTCACCGAGCAGGTGCGCGCCTGGCGGTCCACAATGGACGAAGGGCTGGCCGATCCCGATCCCTGGCGCGGGTTCCGCGTCACGGTCCGGAAGCTCTGCGAGCTGCAAGCACGCGACCACGGATTCACCACCGCCTTCAAGTCCACGTTCCCGCGCACGCTGGACTTGACCGCGATGCGCGCGGCTTCGCTGACCTCCGCGGCCGCACTGATCCGCCGCGCCCGGGAAACCGGCCACCTGCGCCCCGACGTCGGCCTGGCCGACCTGAACCTCGTGCTCATGGCGAACACCGGCATCCCCGCGAGCACCCCGGCGGCCCGCGGGCGGTTCGCCGACCTCATGGTCCGGGGATTCCGGGCCCGCTGA
- a CDS encoding SAM-dependent methyltransferase, giving the protein MTSDGYLAAGVGATATMAAMARAIATRTDPLIDDPFAEPLVRAVGIDLLTRLATGELPPGELVGQVAIDGAKVRTRFYDEFFLDAANAGIAQVVILASGLDSRAYRLPWPAGTVVYELDQPLVVAFKTRALAELGAEPTADRRVVAADLRDEWPAALRAAGFDPARPSAWSAEGLLGYLPPEAQDRLLDTVTALSAPGSRVATESRPNPRPGAEDQTKERLDGISALWREHGFDTDMARLRFFGERNEAGPYLAARGWTLNAVTTRDLLAAHDLPPLTDDDLRMGELRYISGTLGEASRRDVDGTADARLAG; this is encoded by the coding sequence ATGACTTCCGACGGGTACCTGGCGGCCGGTGTCGGCGCGACCGCGACCATGGCCGCGATGGCCAGGGCGATCGCGACCCGCACCGATCCGCTCATCGACGACCCCTTCGCCGAGCCGCTCGTCCGGGCGGTCGGCATCGATCTCCTCACCCGGCTCGCGACCGGTGAGCTGCCGCCCGGGGAGCTGGTCGGCCAGGTGGCGATCGACGGGGCCAAGGTGCGCACCCGGTTCTACGACGAGTTCTTCCTCGACGCGGCGAACGCGGGCATCGCCCAGGTCGTGATCCTGGCTTCGGGGCTGGATTCCCGCGCGTACCGGCTGCCCTGGCCGGCCGGGACCGTCGTCTACGAGCTGGACCAGCCGCTGGTCGTCGCGTTCAAGACCCGCGCGCTGGCCGAGCTGGGCGCCGAGCCCACCGCCGACCGGAGGGTGGTGGCGGCCGACCTGCGCGACGAGTGGCCCGCCGCCCTGCGCGCCGCCGGGTTCGACCCGGCGCGGCCGAGCGCGTGGAGCGCCGAGGGACTGCTCGGCTACCTGCCGCCCGAGGCGCAGGATCGCTTGCTGGACACCGTCACCGCCCTCAGCGCGCCGGGCAGCCGGGTGGCCACCGAAAGCAGGCCCAACCCACGACCGGGTGCCGAGGACCAGACGAAGGAACGCCTGGACGGCATCTCCGCACTCTGGCGCGAGCACGGGTTCGACACCGACATGGCGCGCCTGCGGTTCTTCGGCGAGCGCAACGAAGCGGGTCCCTACCTGGCCGCCCGAGGGTGGACGCTGAACGCGGTCACCACGCGCGACCTCCTCGCCGCCCACGACCTGCCGCCGTTGACGGACGACGACCTGCGCATGGGCGAACTGCGCTACATCAGCGGCACTCTCGGCGAGGCGTCACGCCGGGACGTCGACGGAACGGCGGATGCGCGCCTGGCCGGGTGA
- a CDS encoding roadblock/LC7 domain-containing protein → MTSADTHSQPSRAPLPVRKPAPESTGPPPDRAARRPPLDPERMLEALREVADQVDQVAGLLVATHDGLVLADDTEAVEADSVAAMSAAAIGLAAQFTAQARIGESRSALFEGSSGYVCVFPVEGSLLLVVFGQPDITMGLFTLAAKQALTLLRNRLPAPGGSHRTPPPPE, encoded by the coding sequence ATGACGAGTGCCGACACCCACAGCCAGCCCTCCCGCGCCCCGCTGCCGGTCCGCAAGCCGGCGCCGGAAAGCACCGGTCCCCCGCCGGACCGGGCGGCCCGGCGCCCGCCACTCGACCCCGAACGGATGCTCGAGGCGTTGCGCGAGGTCGCGGACCAGGTCGACCAGGTGGCCGGGCTGCTCGTGGCCACCCACGACGGCCTGGTCCTGGCCGACGACACCGAGGCCGTCGAGGCCGACAGCGTCGCCGCCATGTCGGCGGCGGCCATCGGGCTCGCCGCGCAGTTCACCGCGCAGGCCCGGATCGGCGAATCCCGCAGTGCGCTGTTCGAAGGCAGCTCCGGCTACGTCTGCGTCTTCCCCGTCGAAGGGTCGCTCCTGCTCGTCGTGTTCGGCCAGCCGGACATCACCATGGGCCTGTTCACCCTCGCCGCCAAGCAGGCGCTGACGCTGCTCCGCAACCGCCTCCCGGCGCCGGGAGGGTCCCACCGGACGCCGCCACCGCCGGAGTGA
- a CDS encoding phospholipid carrier-dependent glycosyltransferase, which translates to MSLLTSRVPSADEAIPEEAPGKPPRRWPLVLVVAALLAGMAIAMITTAVEQSPTIDEPVYVGTAVVYLDQHSLRYNPEHPPLGKLIIATGLAFTGAHLDPGFTGDQTQLGRHVLYESGEDPGGLMLAARLPVIVLTLLFGLVVFAFARELTGPAGGVTALALYAFSPDVIAHGSLATLDVPVAGFLLTSAWLLWRARRRPGLHVPLSGLAFGAAVATKMSALAAVPVVPLLVVLSVWHARRGIGPQRTLRVLGLGVAAAVSVTLLAVAVVWASYLVVDPRLHWTPPPDLPADHGLRALVDRLPLPRPYLDGMRVQFAFEDRTWSTFLLGRYHAGSLWYYLPVALLVKTPLATLALGLAGAVALPAVPRLRPAAPYVLVPAAVLLAAAMTSTRDLGVRYAIFVPMFLAVAAAGLVAVRWRWAHVAAGVLVVFAAVSSLRTFPYYLPYSNEAFGGPAQTHLSLHDSNVDWGQDLGRLADRLRQDHPGERVWLVYKGSGVPSAYGIDAADPLAVPPDDVHGLLAVSDSAIAKADDRLTALISGSAPIDEVGHSITLYRRP; encoded by the coding sequence ATGTCCCTCTTGACGAGCCGGGTGCCGAGCGCGGACGAAGCGATCCCCGAGGAGGCGCCCGGTAAGCCGCCACGGCGGTGGCCGCTCGTGCTCGTCGTGGCCGCCCTGCTCGCCGGGATGGCGATCGCGATGATCACGACGGCCGTCGAGCAGTCCCCGACGATCGACGAGCCGGTCTACGTCGGCACGGCCGTGGTCTACCTCGACCAGCACAGCCTGCGGTACAACCCGGAGCACCCGCCGCTGGGCAAGCTGATCATCGCGACCGGCCTCGCCTTCACCGGCGCGCACCTCGACCCCGGGTTCACCGGCGACCAGACGCAGCTCGGCCGGCACGTGCTGTACGAGTCGGGCGAAGACCCGGGAGGGCTGATGCTGGCGGCACGGCTGCCGGTGATCGTGCTGACGCTCCTGTTCGGACTGGTCGTCTTCGCGTTCGCCCGCGAGCTGACCGGCCCGGCCGGCGGGGTGACGGCACTGGCCCTGTACGCGTTCTCACCCGACGTCATCGCGCACGGATCGCTGGCCACGCTCGACGTGCCGGTCGCCGGGTTCCTGCTGACGTCGGCCTGGCTGCTGTGGCGGGCCCGGCGGCGTCCCGGTCTTCATGTTCCCCTCTCGGGGCTCGCCTTCGGCGCGGCCGTGGCCACGAAGATGAGCGCGCTGGCGGCGGTTCCGGTCGTGCCGCTCCTGGTCGTGCTGTCGGTCTGGCACGCCCGCCGCGGCATCGGTCCACAAAGGACGCTCCGGGTACTCGGACTCGGCGTGGCCGCGGCGGTCTCCGTGACCCTGCTCGCGGTCGCCGTGGTGTGGGCCTCCTACCTCGTCGTGGATCCGCGGCTGCACTGGACGCCGCCGCCGGACCTGCCGGCCGACCACGGCTTGCGCGCGCTCGTCGACCGGCTGCCGCTGCCCCGGCCGTACCTCGACGGGATGCGCGTCCAGTTCGCCTTCGAAGACCGGACGTGGAGCACCTTCCTGCTGGGCCGGTACCACGCCGGCTCACTGTGGTACTACCTGCCGGTCGCGCTGCTGGTGAAGACGCCGCTGGCCACGCTGGCCCTCGGGCTGGCCGGCGCGGTCGCGCTGCCGGCGGTCCCGCGGCTGCGCCCGGCGGCGCCGTACGTCCTCGTCCCCGCGGCGGTGCTGCTGGCCGCGGCGATGACCAGCACCCGCGACCTCGGGGTCCGGTACGCGATCTTCGTGCCGATGTTCCTGGCGGTCGCCGCGGCGGGCTTGGTCGCGGTCCGATGGCGGTGGGCACACGTCGCGGCGGGGGTGCTGGTCGTCTTCGCCGCGGTCAGCTCGCTGCGGACGTTCCCCTACTACCTGCCGTATTCGAACGAGGCGTTCGGCGGCCCGGCGCAGACCCACCTGAGCCTGCACGACTCGAACGTCGACTGGGGCCAGGACCTGGGCCGGCTCGCGGACCGCCTGCGCCAGGACCACCCGGGCGAGCGGGTCTGGCTGGTCTACAAGGGCAGCGGCGTGCCGTCCGCGTACGGCATCGACGCGGCCGACCCGCTCGCCGTGCCCCCGGACGACGTGCACGGCCTGCTCGCCGTGTCGGACTCCGCCATCGCCAAGGCGGACGACCGCTTGACGGCGCTGATCTCCGGCAGCGCCCCGATCGACGAGGTCGGGCACTCGATCACGCTCTACCGCCGCCCGTGA
- a CDS encoding TetR/AcrR family transcriptional regulator, with product MTSEPVRRRRHGKQLESELLTAGWDELVETGYGRLTMESIAVRARTSEAVLYRRWANKDQLVLAAMEHYRNAHPVADPDTGTLRGDLLAQLAAVSETRAPFFAIAAATAFSGLLAGTGLTPAQVRAEVMGEEVLPHARAVYRRAHDRGELDLGRVPATVLDLPYDLVRHDLLMELRPPEPARIREIVDELFLPLLRNHRAGRTSWE from the coding sequence GTGACCTCCGAGCCCGTCCGCCGCCGCCGGCACGGCAAGCAGCTGGAGTCCGAGCTGCTCACCGCCGGCTGGGACGAGCTGGTCGAGACCGGGTACGGCCGCCTGACGATGGAGTCCATCGCCGTGCGCGCCCGCACCAGCGAGGCCGTGCTCTACCGCCGCTGGGCCAACAAGGACCAGCTGGTGCTGGCCGCGATGGAGCACTACCGGAACGCCCACCCGGTCGCGGACCCCGACACGGGCACCCTGCGCGGCGACCTGCTCGCCCAGCTGGCCGCGGTGAGCGAAACCCGTGCCCCGTTCTTCGCCATCGCCGCTGCGACCGCGTTCTCGGGACTGCTGGCCGGCACCGGCCTGACCCCCGCGCAGGTCCGCGCCGAGGTCATGGGCGAGGAGGTGCTCCCCCACGCCCGGGCCGTCTACCGGCGCGCCCACGACCGCGGCGAGCTCGACCTCGGCCGCGTTCCCGCCACGGTGCTCGACCTGCCGTACGACCTGGTGCGCCACGACCTCCTCATGGAGCTCCGCCCGCCGGAGCCGGCCCGCATCCGGGAGATCGTCGACGAGCTCTTCCTGCCCCTCCTGCGGAACCACCGGGCGGGCCGGACGTCCTGGGAGTGA
- a CDS encoding FAD-dependent oxidoreductase: protein MTTTQVLIAGAGPTGLTLACELARDGVPFRLVEAAPGPRPGSRGKGVQPRTLEVFDDLGVVDRVLAHGRTAMPIRSAAPDGRVTLGGTETLGDRPDIPYPASLITPEWRVEEALRLRLAELGGAVEFGTALDGFDQSHEGVSAVLVADGVAETVTASWLVGCDGGHSTVRGRAGIAFEGETREEVRMIVADVDAGGLDRDAWHLWRHEEGFVSLCPLPSTGAFQFQASIAPGQDPGLALANLRAILERRSGRADIRLHEPEWASLWRANVRLADRYREGRVFLAGDAAHIHSPAGGQGMNTGIQDAHNLGWKLAAVAKGASPALLDSYEAERRPVAEGVLALSDARLAEALERKGIPLRRDAATTQLGIGYRGSALARDDRDDTASLRAGDRAPDASGLTTVDGERRLFDLTRGGGFTLLDFGGGPATFPPGLRTFRVVGRPDGPGEIADTGGHLAAAYGASGTTLVLIRPDGCVAVISDAGDGPAVSDYLNDLCPIAGS from the coding sequence ATGACCACGACCCAGGTGCTGATCGCCGGCGCCGGCCCGACCGGTCTCACGCTGGCCTGCGAGCTCGCCCGCGACGGCGTCCCGTTCCGCCTGGTCGAGGCCGCCCCCGGGCCGCGGCCCGGCTCGCGCGGCAAGGGCGTCCAGCCGCGGACCCTCGAGGTGTTCGACGATCTCGGCGTCGTCGATCGCGTCCTCGCCCACGGCCGGACGGCGATGCCGATCCGGTCGGCCGCTCCCGACGGCCGCGTGACGCTCGGGGGCACCGAGACACTCGGGGACCGCCCGGACATCCCGTACCCGGCGAGCCTGATCACGCCCGAATGGCGCGTCGAGGAAGCGCTGCGGCTGCGGCTGGCGGAGCTGGGCGGCGCGGTCGAGTTCGGCACCGCGCTCGACGGCTTCGACCAGTCGCACGAAGGCGTGTCGGCCGTGCTCGTCGCGGACGGTGTGGCGGAGACGGTCACGGCGTCCTGGCTGGTGGGCTGCGACGGCGGCCACAGCACCGTCCGCGGGCGGGCCGGGATCGCGTTCGAGGGCGAGACCCGGGAGGAGGTGCGGATGATCGTCGCCGACGTCGACGCCGGCGGCCTCGATCGCGATGCCTGGCACCTGTGGCGGCACGAGGAAGGCTTCGTCAGCCTCTGCCCGCTGCCCTCGACCGGCGCCTTCCAGTTCCAGGCGAGCATCGCGCCGGGGCAGGACCCCGGGCTCGCGCTCGCGAACCTGCGGGCGATCCTCGAGCGGCGCAGCGGCCGCGCCGACATCCGGCTCCACGAGCCGGAGTGGGCGTCGCTGTGGCGCGCCAACGTCCGGCTCGCCGACCGCTACCGCGAGGGCCGCGTGTTCCTCGCCGGCGACGCCGCGCACATCCACTCGCCCGCCGGCGGCCAGGGGATGAACACCGGCATCCAGGACGCGCACAACCTCGGCTGGAAGCTCGCGGCGGTCGCGAAGGGCGCCTCGCCGGCTCTGCTCGACAGCTACGAGGCCGAGCGGCGCCCGGTCGCGGAGGGGGTGCTCGCGCTCTCGGACGCGCGCCTCGCGGAAGCGCTGGAGCGAAAGGGCATCCCGCTCCGCCGCGACGCGGCCACGACGCAGCTCGGCATCGGCTATCGCGGGTCGGCGCTGGCCCGCGACGACCGCGACGACACCGCGTCGCTGCGCGCGGGCGACCGTGCTCCCGACGCGTCCGGGCTGACGACGGTGGACGGCGAACGCCGGCTGTTCGACCTGACGCGCGGAGGCGGCTTCACACTCCTGGACTTCGGGGGCGGGCCGGCGACGTTTCCACCCGGACTCAGGACTTTCCGCGTCGTCGGACGGCCGGACGGTCCGGGCGAGATCGCCGATACCGGAGGCCACCTCGCCGCCGCCTACGGCGCGTCCGGCACCACGCTCGTGCTGATCCGGCCCGACGGCTGCGTCGCGGTGATCTCCGACGCCGGTGACGGGCCGGCGGTTTCGGACTACCTAAATGACCTATGCCCGATCGCCGGATCTTGA
- a CDS encoding cupin domain-containing protein, whose translation MTEIPGLAGLVAPLEAGRFFEEVLGKAPRRFPGEKGRFAGLLPWPELDRVLRQHRLEFPRLRLALDGEVVPAHTYTEMVSTRRNGLVPRVLSAPFAEHLRSGATLVVDSVNELVDGVGELASRLEHDLRERIQVNLYAGWGTTHGFDVHWDDHDAFIIQLSGRKRWRLHGVTRRSPLQRDVELPERPEGEPYEDFLLEDGDVLYLPRGHWHDVSAVGEESLHLTIGFNAATGVDLVAWLADQLRADELFRADLPRFAGPEVRAERAEAVRRRLAELTAGDLVDRFLADRDAQAPAQTRVGLPWAATAELLPPDDDFEVRLLAPRAALVDGEGTVALVAAGKRLVFAAPARPVLAALLGGTPQPFKVLADAAPGVDRATVRALLGELVTQGLVARA comes from the coding sequence ATGACGGAGATTCCCGGACTGGCCGGCCTCGTGGCACCGCTCGAGGCCGGCCGGTTCTTCGAAGAAGTCCTGGGGAAGGCGCCCCGGCGGTTCCCGGGGGAGAAGGGCCGGTTCGCCGGCCTCCTCCCGTGGCCGGAGCTGGACCGGGTGCTGCGCCAGCACCGCCTGGAGTTCCCGCGGCTGCGCCTCGCCCTCGACGGCGAGGTCGTGCCCGCCCACACCTACACCGAGATGGTGTCGACCCGGCGCAACGGCCTCGTGCCGCGCGTCCTGTCGGCGCCCTTCGCCGAACACCTGCGGTCCGGGGCGACGCTCGTCGTCGACTCGGTCAACGAGCTGGTCGACGGCGTCGGGGAGCTGGCGAGCCGGCTCGAGCACGACCTGCGCGAGCGGATCCAGGTCAACCTGTACGCGGGCTGGGGCACCACGCACGGCTTCGACGTGCACTGGGACGACCACGACGCGTTCATCATCCAGCTCTCCGGGCGCAAGCGCTGGCGCCTGCACGGCGTCACCCGGCGTTCGCCGCTGCAGCGGGACGTCGAGCTGCCGGAACGTCCGGAGGGGGAGCCGTACGAAGACTTCCTGCTGGAAGACGGCGACGTCCTCTACCTGCCGCGCGGGCACTGGCACGACGTGTCCGCCGTCGGCGAGGAGTCGTTGCACCTGACGATCGGGTTCAACGCCGCCACCGGCGTGGACCTGGTGGCGTGGCTGGCCGACCAGCTGCGGGCCGACGAGCTGTTCCGGGCCGACCTGCCCCGGTTCGCCGGGCCCGAGGTGCGGGCCGAGCGGGCCGAGGCGGTGCGCCGCCGGCTCGCCGAGCTGACCGCCGGGGACCTCGTCGACCGCTTCCTCGCCGACCGTGACGCCCAGGCGCCCGCGCAGACCCGCGTCGGCCTGCCGTGGGCGGCGACGGCGGAGCTGCTGCCACCGGACGACGACTTCGAGGTCCGGCTGCTCGCGCCGCGGGCGGCGCTGGTGGACGGGGAAGGCACGGTCGCCCTGGTCGCCGCGGGGAAGCGCCTGGTGTTCGCGGCGCCCGCGCGGCCGGTGCTGGCAGCGCTGCTGGGCGGCACGCCGCAGCCGTTCAAGGTGCTGGCCGACGCCGCGCCGGGCGTGGACCGGGCCACCGTGCGGGCGCTGCTGGGCGAGCTGGTCACCCAGGGGCTCGTGGCGAGAGCGTGA
- a CDS encoding sucrase ferredoxin, translating to MAEAGLCSPGPTAAPACAALTRELGGEPAGTAARMTSWLLIEQPGSWGPDALEDVLAEALPAGRLEAARDAGLRPLLIRKPGRHALVPGAPRTVYVASGRPGHRWLERLDAADLAGLDFEAVAAGRGGHGEPVSGPLFLVCTHGSKDMCCAVFGRPVVTGLAQNHPGQVWEVSHVGGDRWAGNLLTVPDGYLHGSLAVTEAELVAKEALSGNVRLENLRGRTSAESPWSQFAEIEIRGRTGLRGLDAVLATEEEPGGDVRKVLVTGGARRYEVVVRRKPSTAAGHSRCSARVVLAAFETESVREL from the coding sequence ATGGCTGAGGCGGGACTTTGCTCTCCCGGCCCGACCGCGGCGCCCGCGTGCGCCGCGCTGACGCGCGAGCTCGGTGGCGAGCCCGCCGGGACCGCCGCGCGCATGACGTCGTGGCTGCTCATCGAGCAGCCGGGTTCCTGGGGCCCGGACGCTCTCGAAGACGTGCTGGCCGAGGCGCTGCCCGCCGGACGGCTCGAGGCCGCCCGGGACGCCGGCCTCCGGCCCCTGCTCATCCGCAAGCCCGGCCGCCACGCGCTGGTCCCGGGCGCCCCGCGCACGGTCTACGTCGCCAGCGGCCGGCCGGGGCACCGCTGGCTCGAACGGCTCGACGCCGCCGACCTGGCCGGCCTCGATTTCGAAGCCGTCGCCGCGGGCCGCGGCGGGCACGGTGAGCCGGTGTCCGGGCCGCTGTTCCTCGTCTGCACGCACGGCAGCAAGGACATGTGCTGCGCGGTCTTCGGGCGTCCGGTGGTGACCGGGCTGGCGCAGAACCACCCCGGCCAGGTCTGGGAGGTCAGCCACGTCGGCGGCGACCGCTGGGCCGGCAACCTGCTGACGGTCCCCGACGGCTACCTCCACGGCAGCCTCGCGGTGACCGAGGCCGAGCTCGTCGCCAAGGAAGCGCTCAGCGGCAACGTCCGCCTGGAAAACCTGCGCGGCCGGACCTCCGCGGAGAGCCCGTGGTCGCAGTTCGCCGAGATCGAGATCCGCGGCCGCACCGGCCTGCGCGGGCTCGACGCGGTACTGGCGACCGAAGAGGAACCCGGCGGCGATGTCCGGAAGGTGCTGGTGACCGGGGGAGCCCGGCGGTACGAGGTCGTCGTGCGGCGGAAGCCGTCGACCGCGGCCGGGCACAGCCGCTGCTCCGCGCGAGTCGTGCTGGCCGCGTTCGAGACGGAGTCGGTCCGCGAGCTCTGA
- a CDS encoding NAD(+)/NADH kinase, whose translation MAGSEITRVGVVAHPRKPVHDSVDVLVAYASRHGVELVVRGTDAAQVEAGVPVVSDAEFAAGVDAVVSLGGDGTMLGAMRLAVDRPVPVLGVNYGNVGFLVEIAPAELAGALERLHSGDFEIEPHSCVALEEGDAAVVAFNDVVVGGAEPGATVEVDLLVDGAQFGYYRCDALILSTPTGSTAYNYAAGGPVISPAAEVLAVTPVASMSGVSRSIVLPARDVVTLRSAARSAPPMLRVDGNAWRPLDPATPLTATLRPDAAQVVRLDPGRHARRSRVKLSLLDLPLRPEQMAELLPTEVREDLARLRERRQLPEG comes from the coding sequence ATGGCAGGTTCCGAGATCACGCGCGTCGGGGTGGTGGCGCACCCGCGGAAGCCGGTGCACGATTCGGTCGACGTGCTCGTCGCGTACGCCTCGCGTCACGGGGTCGAGCTGGTGGTCCGGGGCACCGACGCGGCGCAGGTCGAGGCGGGCGTGCCGGTGGTTTCCGACGCCGAGTTCGCGGCCGGGGTGGACGCCGTCGTGAGCCTCGGCGGTGACGGCACGATGCTGGGCGCGATGCGGCTGGCCGTCGACCGGCCGGTGCCGGTGCTCGGGGTGAACTACGGCAACGTCGGCTTCCTGGTCGAGATCGCGCCGGCCGAGCTCGCCGGGGCGCTCGAACGGCTGCACAGCGGGGATTTCGAGATCGAGCCGCACAGCTGTGTCGCGCTGGAGGAAGGCGACGCGGCGGTGGTCGCGTTCAACGACGTCGTCGTCGGCGGCGCCGAGCCCGGCGCGACGGTGGAGGTCGACCTGCTGGTCGACGGGGCGCAGTTCGGGTACTACCGCTGCGACGCGCTGATCCTGAGCACCCCGACCGGCTCCACCGCCTACAACTACGCCGCCGGCGGCCCGGTGATCTCGCCGGCGGCGGAGGTGCTGGCGGTGACGCCGGTCGCGTCGATGTCGGGGGTCAGCCGCTCGATCGTGTTGCCGGCACGCGACGTCGTCACGCTGCGCAGCGCGGCCCGGAGCGCGCCGCCGATGCTGCGCGTCGACGGCAACGCGTGGCGGCCCCTCGACCCGGCGACACCGCTGACGGCGACCCTGCGCCCGGACGCGGCCCAGGTGGTGCGCCTCGATCCCGGCCGGCACGCGCGGCGCAGCCGGGTCAAGCTCAGCCTGCTCGACCTGCCGCTGCGTCCCGAGCAGATGGCGGAACTGCTGCCGACGGAGGTGCGCGAGGACTTGGCTCGCCTGCGCGAACGCCGTCAGCTGCCGGAGGGCTGA